From a single Paraburkholderia sp. D15 genomic region:
- the araG gene encoding L-arabinose ABC transporter ATP-binding protein AraG, which produces MSATLRFDNIGKVFPGVRALDGVSFDVNVGQVHGLMGENGAGKSTLLKILGGEYQPDSGRVMIDGNEVRFTSAASSIASGIAVIHQELQYVPDLTVAENLLLGQLPNSLGWVNKREAKRFVRERLEAMGVALDPNAKLRKLSIAQRQMVEICKALLRNARVIALDEPTSSLSHRETEVLFKLVRDLRADNRAMIYISHRMDEIYELCDACTIFRDGRKVASHPTLEGVSRDTIVSEMVGREIADIYNYSARPLGEVRFAAKAIEGHALAQPASFEVRRGEIVGFFGLVGAGRSELMHLVYGADHKKGGEITLDGKPIKVRSAGEAIRHGIVLCPEDRKEEGIVAMATVSENINISCRRHYLRAGMFLDRKKEAETADRFIKLLKIKTPSRRQKIRFLSGGNQQKAILSRWLAEPDLKVVILDEPTRGIDVGAKHEIYNVIYQLAERGCAIVMISSELPEVLGVSDRIVVMRQGRISGELARKDATEQAVLGLALPQSSTALPGTQTAEQAA; this is translated from the coding sequence GTGTCAGCGACGCTACGTTTTGACAATATCGGTAAGGTTTTTCCAGGCGTGCGCGCGCTCGACGGTGTGTCCTTCGACGTCAACGTCGGCCAGGTGCACGGCCTGATGGGCGAAAACGGCGCGGGCAAATCGACCCTGCTGAAGATTCTCGGCGGTGAATACCAGCCCGACTCGGGCCGCGTGATGATCGACGGCAACGAGGTGCGCTTCACGAGCGCGGCCTCGTCGATTGCCTCGGGTATCGCGGTGATTCACCAGGAACTGCAATACGTGCCCGACCTTACGGTCGCGGAAAACCTGCTGCTCGGCCAGCTGCCGAACTCGCTCGGCTGGGTCAACAAGCGCGAGGCGAAACGCTTCGTGCGCGAACGTCTCGAAGCGATGGGCGTGGCGCTCGATCCGAACGCGAAGCTGCGCAAGCTCTCCATCGCGCAACGGCAGATGGTCGAAATCTGCAAGGCGCTGCTGCGCAACGCGCGCGTGATCGCGCTCGACGAACCGACCAGCTCGCTGTCGCACCGCGAGACCGAGGTGCTGTTCAAGCTGGTGCGCGATCTGCGCGCTGACAACCGCGCGATGATCTACATCTCGCACCGCATGGACGAGATCTACGAACTGTGCGACGCGTGCACGATTTTCCGCGACGGCCGCAAGGTGGCATCGCATCCGACGCTCGAAGGCGTGTCGCGCGACACCATCGTCAGCGAAATGGTGGGGCGCGAGATTGCCGATATCTATAACTACTCGGCGCGGCCGCTCGGCGAAGTGCGCTTCGCGGCCAAAGCGATCGAGGGTCACGCGCTCGCGCAGCCGGCCAGCTTCGAGGTGCGGCGCGGCGAGATCGTCGGTTTCTTCGGCCTGGTGGGCGCGGGCCGCAGCGAACTGATGCATCTGGTGTACGGCGCCGATCACAAGAAAGGCGGCGAAATCACGCTCGACGGCAAGCCGATCAAGGTACGCAGCGCCGGCGAGGCGATTCGCCACGGCATCGTGCTGTGTCCGGAAGACCGCAAGGAAGAAGGCATCGTCGCGATGGCGACCGTGTCGGAGAACATCAACATCAGTTGCCGCCGCCACTATCTGCGCGCGGGCATGTTCCTCGACCGCAAGAAGGAAGCCGAGACCGCCGACCGCTTCATCAAGCTGCTAAAGATCAAGACGCCCAGCCGCCGTCAAAAGATCCGCTTCCTGTCGGGCGGCAATCAGCAGAAGGCGATTCTGTCGCGCTGGCTGGCGGAGCCCGATCTGAAGGTCGTGATTCTCGACGAACCGACGCGCGGGATCGACGTCGGCGCGAAGCACGAAATTTACAACGTGATCTACCAGCTGGCCGAACGCGGCTGCGCGATCGTGATGATTTCGTCGGAGTTGCCGGAAGTGCTCGGCGTCTCGGACCGGATCGTCGTCATGCGCCAGGGCCGGATCTCCGGCGAACTGGCGCGCAAGGACGCAACCGAACAGGCGGTGCTGGGTCTCGCGCTGCCGCAAAGTTCAACCGCATTACCCGGAACCCAGACCGCCGAACAGGCAGCCTGA
- the thiL gene encoding thiamine-phosphate kinase yields the protein MLSEFSLIDRFFARRAATATTRSSDAASGTLGIGDDCALFAPPAGEMLAISTDMLVEGRHFFADVDPEALGHKALAVNLSDLAAMGARPQAFTLAFSLPKADEAWLAAFSEGLFALAERHACALIGGDTTGGPLNLCITVFGSVPPRMALRRDAAQPGDDIWISGVLGDARAGLGVLRNEWTAAHAADAVSFRRALERPEPRVALGLALRGIAHAALDLSDGLAGDLLHILERSNVRATVDADAVPRSDALRRLPPEIQRRCTLAGGDDYELCFTAPASARAAVEAAGHEAGVAVTRIGTISAPGAATPAAPAIDWRDAAGAPLTLTLQGFDHFHAD from the coding sequence ATGCTCTCCGAGTTTTCCCTGATCGACCGTTTTTTCGCGCGCCGCGCGGCCACAGCAACCACTCGTTCGTCCGACGCCGCGAGCGGCACACTCGGCATCGGCGACGACTGCGCGCTCTTCGCGCCGCCGGCAGGTGAAATGCTGGCGATATCGACGGACATGCTGGTGGAAGGCCGTCATTTCTTCGCCGATGTCGATCCTGAGGCGCTGGGCCATAAAGCGCTCGCGGTGAATCTGTCGGATCTCGCGGCAATGGGCGCGCGCCCGCAAGCCTTCACGCTGGCGTTTTCGCTGCCGAAGGCCGACGAAGCCTGGCTGGCCGCGTTCAGTGAAGGCCTCTTCGCACTGGCCGAACGCCACGCTTGCGCGCTGATCGGCGGCGATACGACCGGCGGCCCGTTGAATCTGTGCATCACCGTGTTCGGCAGCGTGCCGCCGCGAATGGCGCTGCGCCGCGACGCCGCGCAACCCGGCGACGACATCTGGATCTCCGGCGTGCTCGGCGACGCGCGCGCCGGTCTCGGCGTGCTGCGCAACGAATGGACCGCCGCCCATGCCGCCGACGCCGTGTCGTTTCGCCGCGCGCTCGAACGTCCCGAGCCGCGCGTCGCGCTCGGTCTGGCGCTGCGTGGCATCGCGCACGCGGCGCTCGATCTGTCGGACGGACTCGCGGGCGATCTGCTGCATATCCTCGAACGCTCCAACGTACGCGCCACCGTCGATGCCGACGCGGTGCCGCGCTCGGACGCGCTGCGCCGTCTGCCGCCCGAGATCCAGCGGCGTTGCACGCTCGCCGGCGGCGACGACTACGAACTGTGTTTCACGGCGCCTGCGTCGGCGCGGGCCGCGGTCGAAGCAGCCGGTCACGAGGCAGGCGTGGCGGTCACGCGCATCGGTACAATAAGCGCTCCCGGCGCGGCAACCCCGGCAGCCCCAGCGATCGACTGGCGCGACGCCGCCGGCGCGCCGCTCACTTTGACCTTGCAAGGCTTCGACCACTTTCATGCAGACTGA
- a CDS encoding aldose 1-epimerase has translation MTVANLVSGAPPTTQSRRSRLAAAANPVLPGPSTSAVAVGESSGGDVACITLANAHLRLDVAPTLGGGITRFDWRNDGALTPVFRRCRHVTADTQPNQLACYPLLPYSNRIGGGHFHVAGRRVEVPRNRADEPLPIHGDGWQSAWQVAEATRENVRLTLDRRDGKPYAYRASQTYTLDGPTLVIALEIENAGREALPFGLGVHPFFVRDADTELSAAAGGLWLSGDDWLPQRHVPAPPAWQFGVAYPLPETMVNHAFTGWSGQAAVVWPKRRLSLNIAADTDYYVLYTPPGQDFFCFEPVDHPINAMNLAGGASENGMTMLARGERLTRTFRFTVERTGLRSMPGARGAKRR, from the coding sequence ATGACTGTTGCGAATCTTGTTTCCGGCGCACCGCCGACCACCCAGAGCCGACGCTCGCGACTCGCGGCGGCGGCCAATCCGGTACTGCCGGGGCCGAGCACGTCGGCGGTGGCGGTCGGCGAAAGCAGCGGCGGCGATGTCGCCTGCATCACGCTCGCCAACGCGCATTTGCGGCTCGACGTCGCGCCGACCCTCGGCGGTGGCATCACCCGCTTCGACTGGCGCAACGACGGCGCGCTGACGCCGGTGTTCCGGCGCTGCCGTCACGTCACGGCCGACACGCAGCCGAACCAGTTGGCCTGCTATCCGTTGTTGCCGTACTCGAACCGCATCGGCGGCGGGCATTTTCATGTGGCGGGGCGGCGCGTCGAGGTGCCGCGCAATCGCGCCGACGAACCGCTGCCGATTCACGGCGACGGCTGGCAGTCCGCGTGGCAGGTGGCCGAGGCCACGCGCGAAAACGTGCGGCTGACGCTCGATCGGCGCGACGGCAAGCCGTATGCGTATCGCGCGAGCCAGACCTACACGCTCGACGGCCCGACGCTCGTCATTGCATTGGAAATCGAAAATGCGGGCCGCGAGGCGTTGCCGTTCGGGCTCGGCGTGCATCCGTTCTTCGTGCGCGATGCGGACACCGAACTATCGGCGGCGGCGGGCGGGCTGTGGCTGTCCGGCGACGACTGGCTGCCGCAGCGCCACGTGCCGGCGCCGCCCGCATGGCAATTCGGCGTCGCGTATCCGTTGCCGGAGACGATGGTCAATCACGCGTTCACCGGCTGGAGCGGACAGGCGGCGGTCGTGTGGCCGAAGCGGCGTCTGTCGCTGAACATCGCCGCCGATACCGACTACTACGTGCTGTACACGCCGCCCGGCCAGGACTTCTTCTGCTTCGAGCCGGTCGATCATCCGATCAATGCGATGAACCTCGCCGGCGGCGCGAGTGAAAACGGCATGACGATGCTCGCGCGCGGCGAACGGCTCACGCGCACGTTCCGCTTCACCGTGGAACGGACGGGATTGCGGTCGATGCCGGGCGCGCGCGGAGCGAAGCGGCGCTAA
- a CDS encoding CinA family protein has product MPTDSVVHQLAIRVSNRLRDERLMLVTAESCTGGMVATAITDISGSSGWFERGFVTYSNQAKSEMIGVPADMIDKHGAVSEPVARAMAEGALRNSRAQVSLSITGVAGPGGGTETKPVGMVSFGWSNRLHTSVETKIFKGDREQIRVQAAAHALRGVLALLDEREH; this is encoded by the coding sequence ATGCCTACCGATTCCGTCGTTCACCAACTCGCGATCCGCGTGAGCAACCGTCTGCGCGACGAACGCCTGATGCTCGTCACCGCCGAGTCCTGTACCGGCGGCATGGTGGCGACCGCGATCACCGATATTTCCGGCAGCAGCGGCTGGTTCGAACGCGGCTTCGTCACGTACTCGAACCAGGCGAAGAGCGAAATGATCGGCGTCCCCGCCGACATGATCGACAAACACGGCGCGGTCAGCGAGCCGGTTGCGCGCGCGATGGCCGAAGGCGCGCTGCGCAACAGCCGCGCGCAGGTGTCGCTGTCGATTACCGGCGTCGCCGGCCCTGGCGGCGGCACGGAGACCAAGCCGGTCGGCATGGTGTCGTTCGGCTGGAGCAACCGGCTGCATACGTCGGTGGAAACGAAGATTTTCAAGGGCGATCGCGAACAGATCCGCGTGCAGGCCGCGGCCCATGCGCTGCGCGGCGTGCTGGCGCTGCTCGACGAACGCGAACATTGA
- a CDS encoding cupin domain-containing protein: MSESHANVAKDELIRRFDLKPHPEGGFFRETYRSAERVTREGSAAQTRSASTAIYYLLCDGAHSAWHRIKSDEVWHFYAGAPLNVHVLDESGALVTHRLGNPLTHPDAVFQAMVPAGLWFAAECADPTTYALVGCTVAPGFEFSEFELAEMDALKSRHPRHSTLIERLGPAA; this comes from the coding sequence ATGTCCGAATCGCACGCGAACGTCGCCAAAGACGAACTGATTCGCCGCTTCGATCTGAAGCCGCATCCCGAGGGCGGATTTTTCCGCGAGACGTACCGGTCGGCGGAGCGGGTAACGCGTGAAGGGAGCGCGGCGCAGACGCGCTCGGCATCCACGGCGATCTATTACCTGTTATGCGATGGCGCGCATTCCGCGTGGCATCGGATCAAGTCCGACGAAGTCTGGCATTTCTATGCCGGCGCGCCGCTGAACGTTCATGTGCTGGATGAAAGCGGCGCGCTGGTCACGCATCGGCTGGGAAATCCGTTGACGCATCCGGATGCGGTGTTTCAGGCCATGGTGCCGGCCGGATTATGGTTCGCCGCCGAATGTGCCGATCCCACGACTTACGCGCTGGTGGGCTGCACCGTCGCGCCGGGGTTCGAATTCAGCGAATTCGAACTGGCGGAGATGGATGCGTTGAAGTCGCGCCATCCGCGACATTCAACCTTGATCGAAAGGCTGGGGCCGGCTGCCTAG
- the araH gene encoding L-arabinose ABC transporter permease AraH, producing the protein MQARENLAQQAAKGAADALIPQSNDKAKWWQQITEYSLIVIFVVMFVTMSLTVDHFFSIENMLGLALSISQIGMVACTMMFCLASRDFDLSVGSTVAFAGVLCAMVLNATGNTFIAIIAAVAAGAVIGFVNGAVIAYLRINALITTLATMEIVRGLGFIVSHGQAVGVSSDTFIALGGLSFFGVSLPIWVTLLCFIVFGVMLNQTVYGRNTLAIGGNPEASRLAGINVERTRVYIFLIQGAVTALAGVILASRITSGQPNAAEGFELNVISACVLGGVSLLGGRATISGVVIGVLIMGTVENVMNLMNIDAFYQYLVRGAILLAAVLLDQLKNRGSRD; encoded by the coding sequence ATGCAAGCCAGAGAAAACCTCGCGCAACAGGCCGCCAAAGGCGCCGCCGATGCGCTGATTCCGCAGTCCAACGACAAGGCGAAATGGTGGCAGCAGATCACCGAATACAGCCTGATCGTGATCTTCGTCGTGATGTTCGTCACGATGTCGCTGACCGTCGATCACTTCTTCTCGATCGAGAACATGCTCGGTCTCGCGCTGTCGATCTCGCAGATCGGCATGGTCGCGTGCACGATGATGTTCTGTCTCGCGTCGCGTGACTTCGATCTTTCGGTGGGGTCGACGGTCGCGTTCGCCGGCGTGTTGTGCGCGATGGTGCTCAACGCCACCGGCAACACCTTCATCGCGATCATCGCCGCGGTGGCGGCGGGCGCGGTGATCGGTTTCGTCAACGGCGCGGTGATCGCGTATCTGCGCATCAACGCCCTGATCACCACGCTCGCGACGATGGAAATCGTCCGCGGCCTGGGCTTCATCGTCTCGCACGGCCAGGCGGTCGGCGTGTCGTCGGACACGTTCATCGCGCTCGGCGGCCTGAGCTTCTTCGGCGTGTCGCTGCCGATCTGGGTCACGCTGCTGTGCTTCATCGTGTTCGGCGTGATGCTCAACCAGACCGTGTACGGCCGCAATACGCTCGCGATCGGCGGTAATCCGGAAGCGTCGCGTCTCGCCGGTATCAACGTGGAACGCACGCGTGTCTACATCTTCCTGATCCAGGGCGCGGTGACGGCGCTGGCCGGCGTGATTCTGGCCTCGCGTATCACGTCGGGTCAGCCGAACGCCGCCGAAGGCTTCGAGCTGAACGTGATTTCGGCGTGCGTGCTGGGTGGCGTGTCGCTGCTCGGCGGACGCGCGACGATTTCCGGCGTGGTGATCGGCGTGCTGATCATGGGCACGGTCGAGAACGTGATGAACCTGATGAACATCGACGCGTTCTATCAGTACCTCGTGCGCGGCGCGATCCTGCTGGCCGCCGTGCTGCTCGACCAGTTGAAGAACCGCGGCTCGCGGGATTGA
- the pyrF gene encoding orotidine-5'-phosphate decarboxylase has product MSHFIPTLNDAWLRTNSLLCVGLDPEPSKFPGALAGRADAIFEFCRTIVDATAPYASSFKPQIAYFAAHRAEDQLEALIAHIHANHPGLPVILDAKRGDIGSTAEQYAREAFERYRADAVTVNPYMGFDSIQPYLEHEGKGVIVLCRTSNAGGSDLQFLETGGRPLYQVVAQLAADKWNASGQLALVVGATFPKEIEVVRGIVGDMPLLIPGIGAQGGDVQATVNAGRTANGTGMLINSSRAIIYASKGDDFADAAAKAAMETRDRINAFR; this is encoded by the coding sequence ATGTCCCATTTCATCCCGACACTCAACGACGCCTGGCTGCGCACGAATTCGCTGTTGTGCGTCGGCCTCGATCCCGAGCCCAGCAAATTCCCCGGCGCGCTCGCCGGCCGCGCCGATGCGATTTTCGAGTTCTGCCGCACGATCGTCGATGCGACCGCGCCGTACGCGTCGTCGTTCAAGCCGCAGATCGCGTACTTCGCCGCGCATCGCGCGGAAGATCAGCTCGAAGCGTTGATCGCGCACATTCACGCGAACCATCCGGGCCTGCCGGTGATTCTGGACGCGAAACGCGGCGACATCGGCAGCACCGCCGAGCAATACGCGCGTGAGGCCTTCGAGCGTTATCGGGCCGACGCGGTGACGGTAAATCCGTACATGGGCTTCGATTCGATCCAGCCGTATCTGGAGCACGAGGGCAAGGGCGTGATCGTGCTGTGCCGCACGTCGAACGCGGGCGGCTCCGATCTGCAATTCCTCGAAACCGGTGGACGCCCGCTGTATCAGGTCGTCGCGCAACTGGCGGCGGACAAGTGGAATGCGAGCGGACAGCTGGCGCTGGTGGTCGGCGCGACCTTCCCGAAGGAAATCGAAGTGGTGCGCGGGATCGTCGGCGATATGCCGTTGCTGATTCCCGGCATCGGCGCGCAAGGCGGCGACGTGCAGGCCACCGTCAATGCCGGCCGCACCGCGAACGGCACGGGCATGCTGATCAATTCGTCGCGCGCGATCATTTATGCGAGCAAGGGCGATGATTTCGCCGACGCGGCCGCGAAAGCCGCGATGGAAACGCGCGATCGGATCAACGCGTTTCGTTGA
- a CDS encoding SDR family oxidoreductase — protein MSSPANANARLADTAFARYPSLVDRTVLITGGATGIGASFVEHFAAQGARVAFFDIDASAGEALADQLGDSKHKPLFLACDLTDIDALQKAIADVKAALGPIEVLVNNAANDRRHTIGEVTRESFDAGIAVNIRHQFFAAQAVMEDMKAARRGSIINLGSISWMLKNGGYPVYVMSKAAVQGLTRGLARDLGHFDIRVNSLVPGWVMTDKQKRLWLDDAGRRSIKEGQCIDAELEPADLARMALFLAADDSRMITAQDVIVDGGWA, from the coding sequence ATGTCGTCTCCGGCCAATGCAAACGCCCGTCTCGCGGATACCGCGTTCGCCCGCTATCCGAGTCTCGTCGACCGTACGGTGTTGATCACGGGCGGCGCGACCGGCATCGGCGCATCGTTCGTCGAACATTTCGCGGCGCAGGGCGCGCGCGTCGCGTTCTTCGATATCGATGCGAGCGCGGGCGAAGCGCTTGCCGATCAACTCGGCGATTCGAAGCACAAGCCGCTGTTCCTCGCCTGCGATCTGACCGACATTGACGCGCTGCAAAAAGCGATCGCCGACGTCAAGGCCGCGCTCGGCCCGATCGAGGTGCTGGTGAACAACGCCGCGAACGACCGGCGTCATACGATCGGCGAAGTCACGCGCGAGTCGTTCGACGCGGGCATCGCGGTGAACATCCGTCACCAGTTCTTCGCGGCGCAGGCGGTGATGGAAGACATGAAGGCCGCGCGGCGCGGCTCGATCATCAACCTCGGCTCCATCAGCTGGATGCTGAAGAACGGCGGCTATCCGGTCTACGTGATGTCGAAGGCGGCCGTGCAGGGTTTGACGCGCGGCCTCGCGCGCGATCTCGGGCATTTCGATATCCGCGTCAATTCGCTGGTGCCGGGCTGGGTGATGACGGACAAGCAGAAGCGTCTGTGGCTCGACGACGCGGGCCGCCGGTCGATCAAGGAGGGCCAGTGCATCGACGCGGAGCTGGAGCCCGCCGATCTCGCGCGCATGGCGCTGTTCCTCGCCGCCGACGACAGCCGCATGATCACCGCGCAGGACGTGATCGTCGACGGAGGTTGGGCGTGA
- a CDS encoding SMP-30/gluconolactonase/LRE family protein, whose translation MSGDANHAESGVRGTQPAALLLDTKCTLGEGATWCAATGRFYWVDIEGARLWRHDPADGRSTFWRMPERLATFALCADPHYLLLGLASHLAFFDLATGEMRRIVDVEPGLNTRVNDGRCDRQGRFVFGTKDEGSPLKAVGGFYRLNRDLSLERLALPAPAISNSIAFSPDGATMYYCDSPTREIRACDYRADGSVANDRLFVRLTDATGEPDGSTVDRDGGLWNAQWGGRRVVRYGPDGVETERVDVPTAQPSCVALGGAAPTQRVGRAQLGTLYVTSARCDLDAAALSGDPHAGGVFVATVARRGLPEPVFQGAPA comes from the coding sequence GTGAGCGGGGACGCCAACCACGCCGAGTCCGGCGTTCGCGGGACGCAGCCGGCCGCGCTGCTGCTCGACACGAAATGCACGCTCGGCGAAGGCGCGACGTGGTGCGCCGCGACGGGCCGTTTCTACTGGGTCGATATCGAAGGCGCGCGGTTGTGGCGTCACGATCCCGCCGACGGCCGCAGCACGTTCTGGCGCATGCCGGAACGGCTCGCCACATTCGCGCTGTGTGCCGATCCGCATTATTTGCTGCTCGGGCTCGCCAGCCACCTCGCGTTCTTCGATCTGGCGACCGGCGAAATGCGCCGCATCGTCGACGTGGAGCCGGGGCTGAATACGCGCGTGAACGACGGCCGTTGCGACCGTCAGGGCCGTTTCGTATTCGGCACCAAGGACGAAGGCTCGCCGCTCAAGGCGGTGGGCGGCTTCTACCGTCTGAATCGCGATCTGTCGCTGGAGCGTCTCGCGCTGCCGGCGCCCGCGATTTCGAACAGCATCGCGTTCAGTCCGGACGGCGCGACGATGTACTACTGCGATTCGCCGACGCGCGAAATCCGCGCGTGCGACTACCGCGCCGACGGCAGCGTCGCCAACGACCGCCTGTTCGTACGCCTGACCGATGCGACCGGCGAACCCGACGGCTCGACCGTCGATCGCGATGGCGGCTTGTGGAATGCGCAATGGGGGGGCCGGCGCGTGGTGCGCTACGGTCCGGACGGCGTGGAAACGGAGCGCGTCGACGTACCGACCGCGCAGCCTAGCTGTGTCGCATTGGGCGGCGCGGCGCCGACGCAACGTGTTGGGCGCGCGCAACTCGGCACGCTGTACGTGACGAGCGCCCGCTGCGACCTCGACGCAGCGGCGCTGAGCGGCGATCCGCACGCGGGCGGCGTGTTCGTTGCGACGGTCGCGCGGCGTGGTTTGCCCGAACCGGTGTTCCAAGGCGCGCCGGCATAG
- a CDS encoding phosphatidylglycerophosphatase A — MQTDPPLGPADELIGGQPPRAPQEPSAPDPQAPRPPRRASARFMLSHPLHILSLGFGSGLSPVAPGTVGTLFAWASFIVLSRYLTVTEWGVLIVLGFIGGIALCGFTAKRLGIDDPSPVVWDEIVAFWLVLLMVTPATLTDQLWAFIVFRFFDMVKPPPIGYFDRRLKGGFGIMFDDLVAAFFTLLVIALWRMSV; from the coding sequence ATGCAGACTGATCCTCCGCTCGGTCCCGCCGACGAACTCATCGGCGGCCAGCCTCCACGGGCGCCGCAAGAGCCGAGCGCACCCGATCCGCAGGCACCGCGCCCGCCGCGCCGTGCGAGCGCGCGTTTCATGCTGTCGCATCCGCTGCATATTCTGTCGCTCGGTTTCGGCAGCGGCCTGTCGCCGGTCGCGCCGGGCACCGTCGGCACGCTGTTCGCGTGGGCGTCGTTCATCGTATTGAGCCGCTATCTGACCGTGACCGAATGGGGCGTGCTGATCGTGCTCGGTTTTATCGGCGGCATCGCGCTGTGCGGCTTTACCGCGAAGCGGCTCGGTATCGACGATCCGTCGCCGGTCGTGTGGGACGAGATCGTCGCGTTCTGGCTCGTGCTGCTGATGGTCACGCCCGCCACGCTGACCGATCAGTTGTGGGCGTTCATCGTGTTCCGCTTCTTCGACATGGTGAAACCGCCGCCCATCGGTTATTTCGACCGCCGCCTGAAAGGTGGCTTTGGCATCATGTTCGACGACCTGGTCGCCGCATTTTTCACGCTGCTCGTGATAGCGCTCTGGCGCATGTCGGTCTGA